The following coding sequences are from one Geodermatophilus normandii window:
- a CDS encoding chemotaxis protein CheB, with the protein MEPQSSALPDGFDVVVVAASAGGVRALQAVVPALPAAFPAPVLVVQHRRPATPDLLTALLRVRSRLPVRPATDGVLRPGVTVLPAQQSARLSGDGTVTLAPAAPNRSTDDLLVSAAAAFGPRVLAVVLTGRLDDGAAGVRAVRRAGGRVLVQDPEEAESPGMPSAALATGCVEHALPLSCIAPALVAYTMAPGAAELLAVPVAPWARLGAVSGASA; encoded by the coding sequence GTGGAGCCGCAGTCGTCCGCCCTCCCCGACGGGTTCGACGTGGTCGTCGTCGCGGCGTCCGCCGGGGGTGTCCGAGCCCTCCAGGCGGTCGTTCCGGCGCTGCCGGCCGCGTTCCCCGCGCCGGTCCTCGTGGTGCAGCACCGGCGTCCTGCCACGCCGGACCTGCTGACCGCACTGCTCAGGGTGCGTTCCCGGCTCCCCGTGCGTCCCGCCACGGACGGCGTGCTCCGGCCCGGCGTCACGGTGCTGCCCGCGCAGCAGTCCGCACGGTTGAGCGGCGACGGCACCGTGACGCTGGCGCCTGCCGCGCCGAACCGCTCCACCGACGACCTGCTGGTCTCGGCGGCCGCCGCCTTCGGACCGCGGGTGCTCGCGGTGGTCCTGACCGGACGTCTGGACGACGGTGCCGCGGGGGTGCGGGCGGTGCGGCGAGCCGGCGGCCGCGTCCTGGTGCAGGATCCCGAGGAGGCGGAGTCCCCAGGGATGCCGAGCGCCGCGCTGGCCACCGGCTGCGTGGAACACGCCCTGCCGCTCTCCTGCATCGCCCCGGCGCTCGTCGCCTACACGATGGCGCCCGGTGCCGCCGAGCTGTTGGCCGTCCCGGTCGCGCCCTGGGCACGCCTCGGCGCCGTGAGCGGGGCCTCCGCATGA
- a CDS encoding Crp/Fnr family transcriptional regulator produces MDADHGRAPDGDGRRTAAPTAPSAPDSRRNLLLAGLPDAELQRLLPELELVDLALHDQVLTRDEPIKDLHFPLDCVLSLMASAGGGDQVEVATIGYEGMSGLPVFLGVATGPNDAFCQVPGRALRLSAAGLRRFLASDGALHQSLHRYTQATMVLLAQNVACNRAHRTEERCARWLLQTRDRVGADQFPLTQEFLAQMLGVRRGTVSLTASVLQAAGTIRYTRGVITVLDADALHRAACACYDIVQEQFQRLTRAPAT; encoded by the coding sequence GTGGACGCCGATCACGGGAGAGCACCGGACGGGGACGGCCGCCGCACCGCCGCACCGACCGCGCCCTCCGCTCCGGACTCCCGGCGCAACCTCCTCCTGGCAGGCCTGCCGGACGCCGAACTGCAGCGGCTGCTGCCCGAGCTCGAGCTGGTGGACCTCGCGCTCCACGACCAGGTGCTGACCCGGGATGAACCCATCAAGGACCTGCACTTCCCACTGGACTGCGTTCTGTCCCTCATGGCCTCGGCCGGGGGAGGAGACCAGGTCGAGGTCGCCACCATCGGCTACGAGGGGATGTCGGGTCTCCCCGTCTTCCTCGGCGTGGCCACCGGTCCGAACGACGCCTTCTGTCAGGTCCCGGGGCGGGCGTTGCGGCTCTCGGCTGCCGGGCTCCGCCGCTTCCTGGCGTCCGACGGCGCGTTGCACCAGTCGTTGCACCGTTACACGCAGGCGACGATGGTCCTGCTGGCCCAGAACGTCGCCTGCAACCGCGCGCACAGGACCGAGGAGCGCTGCGCGCGGTGGCTCCTGCAGACCCGTGACCGGGTCGGCGCCGACCAGTTCCCCCTGACCCAGGAGTTCCTCGCGCAGATGCTCGGCGTCCGCCGGGGGACCGTCTCCCTGACCGCGAGCGTCCTGCAGGCAGCCGGCACGATCCGGTACACCCGCGGGGTCATCACCGTCCTCGACGCCGACGCACTCCACCGAGCCGCGTGCGCCTGCTACGACATCGTCCAGGAACAGTTCCAGCGCCTGACCAGGGCGCCGGCCACCTGA
- a CDS encoding YajQ family cyclic di-GMP-binding protein, which translates to MADSSFDVVSKVDRQEIDNALNQAGKELSQRFDFRGTNASITWAGEDGVLLQADTEERVTAALDVFKDKLVKRGISLKALDADEPQASGKAYKLSARIKQGIESDVARKIAKIIRDEGPKGVQAQIQGDQLRVSGKKRDDLQAVQQLLRAQDLDVALQFDNYR; encoded by the coding sequence ATGGCCGACTCGTCCTTCGACGTCGTGAGCAAGGTCGACCGACAGGAGATCGACAACGCGCTGAACCAGGCGGGCAAGGAGCTCTCGCAGCGCTTCGACTTCCGCGGGACCAACGCGAGCATCACCTGGGCCGGCGAGGACGGCGTCCTCCTGCAGGCCGACACCGAGGAGCGGGTCACCGCCGCCCTCGACGTCTTCAAGGACAAGCTGGTCAAGCGCGGGATCTCGCTCAAGGCCCTCGACGCCGACGAGCCGCAGGCCTCGGGCAAGGCCTACAAGCTCTCGGCGCGGATCAAGCAGGGCATCGAGTCCGACGTGGCCAGGAAGATCGCGAAGATCATCCGCGACGAGGGTCCCAAGGGCGTCCAGGCGCAGATCCAGGGCGACCAGCTCCGGGTGAGCGGCAAGAAGCGCGACGACCTGCAGGCCGTCCAGCAGCTGCTGCGGGCCCAGGACCTCGACGTCGCCCTGCAGTTCGACAACTACCGCTGA
- a CDS encoding pilus assembly protein TadG-related protein — protein MRGAEAAVRERGSALPFVLVCWLVAATMALGAVAASDAFLEQQDLQAVCDGAALAAANRTDEGRVYATGVGAALPLTTETARAAVADSLADGVTPLDAWTAETDGTEVTVRCSRSVEIAFGWLFLGGRPLEVTAVAGARAPTLG, from the coding sequence GTGCGGGGTGCGGAGGCAGCGGTGCGGGAGCGTGGCTCGGCGCTGCCATTCGTCCTCGTCTGCTGGCTGGTCGCGGCGACCATGGCCCTGGGTGCCGTCGCCGCGTCCGACGCCTTCCTGGAGCAGCAGGACCTGCAGGCGGTGTGCGACGGCGCCGCCCTGGCCGCGGCCAACCGGACCGACGAGGGACGGGTCTACGCCACCGGCGTGGGCGCGGCCCTCCCGCTGACCACCGAGACGGCCCGGGCCGCCGTCGCCGACTCCCTCGCCGACGGCGTGACGCCCCTGGACGCCTGGACGGCGGAGACCGACGGCACGGAGGTGACGGTGCGCTGCTCGCGGTCGGTGGAGATCGCCTTCGGCTGGCTGTTCCTGGGCGGCCGGCCCCTGGAGGTCACCGCGGTGGCCGGCGCGCGGGCGCCGACGCTGGGCTGA
- a CDS encoding putative bifunctional diguanylate cyclase/phosphodiesterase: MCAAALIALVLGLLVLPPAATSASPLVVLVLVVAFAVTESVKLDLEVRRQTFSLTPMELVVVIGLVEVGGLWTALARGAAVVAVLLRQNYAPYKTVFNVALAVLEVTAAVAVLQLFPAPDLASPLTWAALVVAVTFADVVSAACVAAIITLTDGRPDRRFWMGALVPQFVLGPLSVAAGVGAVLLTRDNGWAWLLILPILAAMVAVFRLSASALRERRTVQQVYEFARRVEQVRPDADGPLQIVLAVQELLNADKVALWLPPYLDEPPRLVVAGDGGVTWYDGPADPEDVLRQRVLTPGSSEPVLVAAGRATPAEGAALARRGAEEVLGAPVATAAGEPGYLEVCDRRSDVVSFTGSDRSALDSMLTHVNAAIRQQQLLTQIRYDADHDRLTGLPNRQRLAAEIDQLLGADPVGARAGLVLAALDNHTEIVDTLGHAAADELLLVTAGLLREHAPPDALVARMEGEQFAVLLPGLSLPATDRAARRLREATSTRARVAGLDLEVTLTVGVAAAPVHGTDSGTLMQRADVALLAAASESGGVASYHQVLDQQSLRRLQLGTELEQAMADGSISVVFQPIIDARTSDIVSVETLVRWAHPRFGAIPPDDFIHLAEQIGRIGPLTDHVLDLALARCRRWLDQDIALSVAVNLSARCLTEPDLVERVQRALRRHGVPGELLILELTEGSVVDDSVRSSNVLTDLHALGLRLSMDDFGTGYSSLSQLRQLPIDEVKIDKSFVLGMSTSQGESFIARSIIELAHNLGLRVVAEGVEDELTRKLLTEMGCDKLQGFLVSRPLADEVLEKWLLARTGVRSAAPGAQHRRLFVRA; this comes from the coding sequence GTGTGCGCGGCGGCCCTCATCGCGCTGGTCCTCGGGCTGCTCGTGCTGCCGCCGGCCGCGACGTCCGCCTCGCCCCTCGTCGTCCTGGTGCTGGTCGTCGCCTTCGCCGTCACCGAGTCGGTCAAGCTCGACCTCGAGGTTCGCCGTCAGACGTTCAGCCTGACGCCGATGGAGCTGGTCGTCGTCATCGGGCTGGTCGAGGTCGGCGGCCTCTGGACCGCTCTGGCGCGCGGCGCGGCCGTCGTCGCCGTCCTCCTCCGCCAGAACTACGCCCCGTACAAGACCGTCTTCAACGTCGCGCTCGCGGTCCTCGAGGTGACCGCGGCGGTGGCGGTCCTGCAGCTGTTCCCCGCCCCGGACCTGGCCTCGCCGCTGACCTGGGCCGCCCTGGTCGTGGCCGTCACGTTCGCCGACGTCGTCTCCGCCGCGTGCGTCGCCGCGATCATCACGCTGACCGACGGCCGGCCGGACCGGCGCTTCTGGATGGGCGCGCTGGTGCCGCAGTTCGTCCTCGGCCCGCTCAGCGTGGCCGCCGGCGTCGGGGCGGTCCTGCTGACCCGCGACAACGGCTGGGCCTGGCTGCTCATCCTCCCGATCCTCGCGGCCATGGTCGCGGTCTTCCGGCTGTCGGCCTCGGCCCTGCGCGAGCGGCGGACCGTGCAGCAGGTCTACGAGTTCGCCCGCCGGGTCGAGCAGGTCCGGCCGGACGCGGACGGGCCGCTGCAGATCGTCCTGGCGGTCCAGGAGCTGCTCAACGCCGACAAGGTGGCGCTGTGGCTGCCGCCCTACCTCGACGAGCCCCCACGGCTGGTCGTGGCCGGCGACGGCGGTGTCACCTGGTACGACGGGCCGGCCGACCCCGAGGACGTCCTGCGCCAGCGGGTGCTGACGCCCGGCTCCTCCGAGCCGGTCCTGGTCGCCGCCGGCCGGGCGACGCCGGCCGAGGGCGCCGCCCTGGCCCGCCGCGGTGCCGAGGAGGTCCTCGGGGCACCGGTGGCGACGGCGGCCGGCGAACCCGGCTACCTGGAGGTGTGCGACCGGCGCAGCGACGTCGTGTCGTTCACCGGCAGCGACCGCTCCGCGCTGGACTCGATGCTCACGCACGTCAACGCGGCCATCCGCCAGCAGCAGCTGCTGACGCAGATCCGCTACGACGCCGACCACGACCGGCTCACCGGGCTGCCCAACCGGCAGCGGCTGGCCGCCGAGATCGACCAGCTGCTCGGCGCCGACCCGGTCGGCGCGCGCGCCGGCCTCGTGCTCGCGGCGCTGGACAACCACACCGAGATCGTCGACACCCTCGGGCACGCCGCCGCCGACGAGCTGCTCCTCGTCACCGCCGGCCTGCTGCGCGAGCACGCGCCGCCGGACGCGCTCGTCGCCCGCATGGAGGGCGAGCAGTTCGCCGTCCTGCTGCCCGGGCTGTCGCTGCCCGCCACCGACCGCGCCGCCCGCCGGCTGCGCGAGGCGACCTCCACCCGGGCGCGCGTGGCCGGCCTGGACCTGGAGGTCACGCTCACCGTCGGCGTGGCCGCCGCGCCAGTCCACGGCACCGACTCGGGCACGCTGATGCAGCGGGCCGACGTCGCGCTGCTGGCGGCCGCCTCGGAGAGCGGCGGCGTGGCCAGCTACCACCAGGTGCTCGACCAGCAGAGCCTGCGGCGCCTGCAGCTGGGCACCGAGCTCGAGCAGGCCATGGCCGACGGCTCCATCAGCGTCGTCTTCCAGCCGATCATCGACGCGCGGACCTCCGACATCGTCTCGGTGGAGACCCTCGTCCGCTGGGCCCACCCGCGCTTCGGGGCGATCCCGCCGGACGACTTCATCCACCTCGCCGAGCAGATCGGCCGCATCGGCCCGCTGACCGACCACGTGCTGGACCTGGCGCTGGCGCGCTGCCGGCGGTGGCTGGACCAGGACATCGCCCTGTCGGTCGCGGTGAACCTCTCGGCGCGCTGCCTGACCGAGCCCGACCTCGTCGAGCGGGTCCAGCGGGCGCTGCGCCGCCACGGCGTCCCCGGGGAGCTGCTCATCCTCGAGCTCACCGAGGGCAGCGTCGTCGACGACTCCGTGCGCTCCAGCAACGTCCTGACCGACCTGCACGCCCTGGGCCTGCGGCTGTCGATGGACGACTTCGGCACCGGCTACTCGTCGCTGTCACAGCTGCGCCAGCTGCCGATCGACGAGGTCAAGATCGACAAGTCCTTCGTGCTGGGCATGTCCACCAGCCAGGGCGAGTCCTTCATCGCCCGCTCGATCATCGAGCTGGCGCACAACCTCGGCCTGCGCGTCGTGGCCGAGGGCGTCGAGGACGAGCTGACCCGCAAGCTGCTCACCGAGATGGGCTGCGACAAGCTCCAGGGCTTCCTGGTCAGCCGGCCGCTCGCCGACGAGGTGCTGGAGAAGTGGCTGCTCGCGCGCACCGGCGTCCGCTCGGCCGCGCCGGGTGCCCAGCACCGCCGGCTGTTCGTCCGCGCCTGA
- the rpmG gene encoding 50S ribosomal protein L33, whose translation MAATDVRPKITLACQECKSRNYITRKNRRNDPDRLEIKKYCPRDRKHTVHRETR comes from the coding sequence ATGGCAGCCACCGACGTCCGTCCGAAGATCACCCTGGCCTGCCAGGAGTGCAAGAGCCGGAACTACATCACGCGCAAGAACCGGCGCAACGACCCCGACCGGCTCGAGATCAAGAAGTACTGCCCCCGGGACCGCAAGCACACGGTCCACCGCGAGACCCGCTGA
- a CDS encoding FAS1-like dehydratase domain-containing protein codes for MALDAGLVGRSYPPSAVYEVGRAKIAEFATAVGAADPVHTDPEAARALGHPDVVAPPTFAIVVTLGAADVVLADPDVALDYSRVVHGEQRFTHHRPIRAGDRLVSTTTIETVRSVAGNDLLTTRVDVATEDGEAVCTATSMLVARGTA; via the coding sequence GTGGCGCTGGACGCAGGACTGGTCGGGCGCAGCTACCCGCCCTCCGCCGTCTACGAGGTCGGGCGGGCGAAGATCGCCGAGTTCGCCACCGCGGTCGGCGCGGCCGACCCGGTGCACACCGACCCCGAGGCCGCCCGGGCGCTGGGACACCCCGACGTCGTCGCGCCGCCCACCTTCGCCATCGTGGTGACCCTCGGCGCGGCCGACGTCGTGCTCGCCGACCCCGACGTCGCCCTCGACTACAGCCGCGTGGTCCACGGCGAGCAGCGCTTCACCCACCACCGGCCCATCCGCGCCGGGGACCGGCTGGTGAGCACGACCACCATCGAGACGGTCCGCAGCGTGGCCGGCAACGACCTGCTGACCACGCGGGTCGACGTCGCCACCGAGGACGGCGAGGCCGTCTGCACCGCCACCTCGATGCTCGTGGCCCGGGGGACGGCGTGA
- a CDS encoding MaoC family dehydratase: MSARLRAADVAVGTELPEQTHRVTRADLVRYAGASGDLNPIHWSYRVATSVGLPGVIAHGMLTMGLAARAVTDWAGDPGAVVEYQVRFGRPVVVPDDDTGAEVTVRGKVGAVLDGGRVRVDLTVTSGGEKVLSLARATVALA; the protein is encoded by the coding sequence GTGAGCGCCCGCCTGCGGGCCGCCGACGTCGCCGTCGGCACCGAGCTGCCCGAGCAGACCCACCGTGTCACGCGCGCGGACCTCGTCCGCTACGCCGGCGCCTCCGGCGACCTCAACCCCATCCACTGGAGCTACCGGGTGGCCACCTCCGTGGGCCTGCCGGGCGTCATCGCCCACGGGATGCTCACGATGGGCCTGGCCGCCCGTGCGGTCACCGACTGGGCCGGCGACCCCGGCGCCGTCGTCGAGTACCAGGTGCGCTTCGGCCGCCCGGTCGTGGTCCCCGACGACGACACCGGCGCCGAGGTCACCGTCCGCGGGAAGGTCGGCGCCGTCCTCGACGGCGGCCGCGTGCGGGTGGACCTCACGGTCACCAGCGGCGGCGAGAAGGTGCTGTCGCTGGCCCGCGCCACCGTCGCACTGGCATGA
- a CDS encoding M1 family aminopeptidase — protein sequence MTARRTLPAAAAALLLLAGCGTSFTETLAAEDTPAATPSSAPPEDGDGDGDEDPSCPAERAEPDPDRPVVDLDFRLSDDRQTVTGTETVVFTPDVATDEMVFRLVPNGPGATELGNRITVDDVRGDDVDQGGYEDAGAEGPGGLYVLQLDGELGAGESTEVELDFTVSLGGSGFERLGTAEDVSWWASGFPLLAWEPGVGWARDPFVGVLGETASSPVADTTVTVSAPEDLTVLMTGAQDEPTEPDDGRRTWTAHEPVARDVSVAAGEFRTATLTSPGGVEITTGVLPGSGTGPGELADWASEDVTELADRFGAFPYATLTVPLLPDEGGGIEYPSSILLAGADRSVLEHEVAHMWFYGMVGDSQFRDPWLDEAFATYAERVDGQVSQEALDRVLAGPGDVGAAMDEFADTGAYFDAVYDKGGAALVAAREAAGPAPFDAALRCYVQVNAWSIATPADLAAALADLPAATDVLVAAGALDEDDLPD from the coding sequence ATGACCGCGCGGCGGACCCTCCCGGCCGCCGCCGCGGCGCTCCTCCTGCTCGCCGGCTGCGGCACCTCCTTCACCGAGACGCTGGCCGCGGAGGACACCCCGGCGGCCACCCCGTCGTCCGCACCGCCGGAGGACGGCGACGGGGACGGCGACGAGGACCCGAGCTGCCCGGCCGAGCGTGCCGAGCCCGACCCCGACCGGCCCGTCGTCGACCTGGACTTCCGGCTCTCCGACGACCGGCAGACCGTCACCGGCACCGAGACCGTCGTCTTCACGCCCGACGTGGCCACCGACGAGATGGTGTTCCGGCTCGTGCCCAACGGCCCCGGCGCCACCGAGCTGGGCAACCGGATCACCGTCGACGACGTCCGCGGCGACGACGTCGACCAGGGCGGCTACGAGGACGCCGGCGCCGAGGGCCCGGGCGGGCTCTACGTCCTGCAGCTCGACGGCGAGCTCGGGGCCGGCGAGTCGACCGAGGTGGAGCTGGACTTCACCGTCTCCCTCGGCGGCAGCGGGTTCGAGCGGCTCGGCACCGCCGAGGACGTGTCCTGGTGGGCCAGCGGCTTCCCGCTGCTGGCGTGGGAGCCCGGCGTCGGCTGGGCGCGCGACCCCTTCGTCGGCGTCCTCGGCGAGACCGCCAGCAGCCCCGTCGCCGACACCACGGTCACCGTCTCGGCGCCCGAGGACCTCACCGTGCTGATGACCGGCGCCCAGGACGAGCCCACCGAGCCCGACGACGGCCGGCGCACCTGGACCGCGCACGAGCCGGTCGCCCGCGACGTCAGCGTGGCCGCCGGGGAGTTCCGCACCGCCACGCTCACCTCGCCCGGCGGGGTCGAGATCACCACCGGGGTGCTGCCGGGGTCCGGCACCGGGCCCGGCGAGCTCGCCGACTGGGCCAGCGAGGACGTCACGGAGCTCGCCGACCGCTTCGGCGCCTTCCCCTACGCCACGCTCACCGTGCCGCTGCTGCCCGACGAGGGCGGCGGCATCGAGTACCCGAGCTCGATCCTGCTGGCCGGCGCCGACCGGTCCGTCCTCGAGCACGAGGTCGCGCACATGTGGTTCTACGGGATGGTCGGCGACTCGCAGTTCCGCGACCCGTGGCTGGACGAGGCGTTCGCCACCTACGCCGAGCGCGTCGACGGGCAGGTCTCGCAGGAGGCCCTCGACCGGGTGCTGGCCGGCCCGGGCGACGTCGGTGCGGCGATGGACGAGTTCGCCGACACCGGCGCCTACTTCGACGCCGTCTACGACAAGGGCGGTGCCGCGCTGGTCGCCGCCCGCGAGGCGGCCGGTCCCGCACCGTTCGACGCGGCGCTGCGCTGCTACGTGCAGGTCAACGCGTGGTCGATCGCCACGCCCGCGGACCTGGCGGCCGCCCTGGCCGACCTCCCGGCCGCCACCGACGTCCTGGTGGCGGCCGGCGCCCTCGACGAGGACGACCTGCCGGACTAG
- a CDS encoding pyridoxal phosphate-dependent aminotransferase — protein sequence MTAVSPSESAAPSPASRRVSRRIGSIAESATLAVDAKAKALKAAGKPVIGFGAGEPDFPTPDYVVEAAVAACRQPAMHRYTPAGGLPVLKEAIVAKTARDSGLALTPAQVLVTNGGKQAVYEAFATVLDPGDEVLVPAPYWTTYPEAIRLAGGVPVPVVADEDSDYLVSVEQLEAARTPRTKVLLFVSPSNPTGAVYPPEQVEAIGRWALEAGLWVLTDEIYEHLTYGGATAPSMPVVVPELADRCVVVNGVAKTYAMTGWRVGWIAGPADVVKAATNLQSHATSNVANVSQAAAVAALTGDLSAVDEMRTAFDRRRTTIVSMLREIPGVTCPEPQGAFYVYPSVKGLLGRPINGRTASTSTELAELLLEEAEVAVVPGEAFGTPGYVRMSYALGDDDLVEGVSRLQRLLG from the coding sequence ATGACCGCCGTCTCCCCGTCGGAGTCCGCCGCCCCCTCCCCCGCCTCGCGCCGCGTCTCGCGGCGCATCGGGTCGATCGCCGAGTCCGCGACGCTCGCGGTCGACGCCAAGGCCAAGGCGCTCAAGGCCGCGGGCAAGCCGGTCATCGGCTTCGGCGCCGGGGAACCGGACTTCCCGACGCCGGACTACGTCGTCGAGGCGGCCGTCGCGGCCTGCCGCCAGCCGGCGATGCACCGGTACACCCCGGCCGGCGGGCTGCCCGTGCTCAAGGAGGCGATCGTCGCCAAGACCGCCCGCGACTCGGGCCTGGCGCTCACCCCGGCGCAGGTGCTGGTGACCAACGGCGGCAAGCAGGCCGTGTACGAGGCCTTCGCCACGGTGCTCGACCCGGGCGACGAGGTCCTCGTGCCCGCCCCCTACTGGACCACCTACCCCGAGGCGATCCGGCTGGCCGGCGGCGTCCCGGTGCCCGTGGTCGCCGACGAGGACAGCGACTACCTCGTCTCCGTCGAGCAGCTCGAGGCGGCCCGCACCCCGCGGACCAAGGTGCTGCTGTTCGTGTCGCCGTCCAACCCGACCGGCGCGGTGTACCCGCCGGAGCAGGTCGAGGCCATCGGCCGGTGGGCGCTCGAGGCCGGCCTGTGGGTGCTCACCGACGAGATCTACGAGCACCTCACCTACGGCGGGGCCACCGCACCGTCGATGCCGGTGGTGGTGCCCGAGCTCGCCGACCGCTGCGTCGTCGTCAACGGGGTGGCCAAGACCTACGCGATGACCGGCTGGCGGGTCGGCTGGATCGCCGGCCCCGCCGACGTCGTCAAGGCCGCGACCAACCTGCAGTCGCACGCCACCTCCAACGTCGCCAACGTGTCCCAGGCCGCCGCGGTGGCCGCGCTGACCGGCGACCTGTCGGCGGTCGACGAGATGCGCACGGCGTTCGACCGGCGGCGGACGACCATCGTGTCGATGCTGCGCGAGATCCCCGGGGTCACCTGCCCGGAGCCGCAGGGGGCGTTCTACGTCTACCCGTCGGTCAAGGGCCTGCTCGGCCGGCCGATCAACGGGCGCACCGCGTCGACCAGCACCGAGCTCGCCGAGCTGCTGCTCGAGGAGGCGGAGGTCGCCGTCGTCCCCGGTGAGGCGTTCGGGACGCCGGGCTACGTGCGGATGTCCTACGCCCTCGGCGACGACGACCTGGTGGAGGGCGTCAGCCGCCTGCAGCGCCTCCTCGGCTAG
- the secE gene encoding preprotein translocase subunit SecE has translation MSEKPGPGEDPRSASDAELTDEQLDREAPGVEDAAELEAAEDEVAAEAEADEDKVVSTPARRRGGRITAGDDEDDEDVAPRTRRAARERSAGSRPAGRDGAGTRSRAAAQRARSDEVRRRRSLRRFLREVVAELRKVIWPGRRELITYTAVVIIFVAFMVALVAGLDVLFAQGVLAVFG, from the coding sequence GTGAGCGAGAAGCCGGGCCCGGGGGAGGACCCCCGCTCCGCCTCGGACGCCGAGCTGACCGACGAGCAGCTCGACCGCGAGGCCCCCGGCGTCGAGGACGCCGCCGAGCTCGAGGCCGCCGAGGACGAGGTCGCCGCGGAGGCCGAGGCCGACGAGGACAAGGTCGTCAGCACCCCGGCCCGCCGCCGGGGTGGCCGGATCACCGCCGGCGACGACGAGGACGACGAGGACGTCGCCCCGCGCACCCGCCGTGCCGCCCGCGAGCGCTCCGCCGGCAGCCGGCCCGCCGGCCGCGACGGCGCCGGCACCCGGTCGCGCGCCGCCGCGCAGCGGGCCCGGTCCGACGAGGTCCGCCGCCGCCGGAGCCTGCGCCGCTTCCTCCGCGAGGTCGTGGCCGAGCTGCGCAAGGTCATCTGGCCGGGCCGCCGTGAGCTCATCACCTACACGGCCGTGGTCATCATCTTCGTGGCGTTCATGGTGGCGCTCGTCGCGGGCCTCGACGTCCTCTTCGCGCAGGGCGTGCTCGCCGTCTTCGGCTGA
- the nusG gene encoding transcription termination/antitermination protein NusG, whose protein sequence is MTDPREPFDTDSDVPAIDLDDERADVRGSVDLETGAGQPGSAEGSIDTTDQDTATGVADVTPVVESGGRDSLVGDPLAAPAPDHDPIVTEALAEAEAEDADPRETLKRTLRAQFGDWYVIHSYAGYENKVKTNLESRIQSLDMEDYIFQIEVPTEEVTEIKNGKRTQVNRKKLPGYLLVRMDLNDESWGAVRNTPGVTGFVGATSRPSPLSIDEVVNLLVPDAPPQAARAAEAASPAAAAAPTTLVDFEIGESVTVMDGPFATLPATINEINAEQQKLQVLVSIFGRETPVELSFTQVAKI, encoded by the coding sequence GTGACCGACCCCCGCGAGCCCTTCGACACCGACAGCGACGTCCCGGCCATCGACCTCGACGACGAGCGCGCCGACGTCCGCGGCAGCGTCGACCTCGAGACCGGTGCCGGTCAGCCCGGCTCGGCCGAGGGCTCGATCGACACGACCGACCAGGACACCGCGACCGGCGTGGCCGACGTGACCCCGGTCGTGGAGAGCGGTGGCCGCGACAGCCTGGTCGGCGACCCCCTCGCCGCGCCCGCCCCCGACCACGACCCGATCGTGACCGAGGCGCTGGCCGAGGCCGAGGCGGAGGACGCCGACCCCCGGGAGACCCTCAAGCGCACGCTGCGCGCGCAGTTCGGCGACTGGTACGTCATCCACTCCTACGCGGGCTACGAGAACAAGGTGAAGACCAACCTCGAGTCCCGCATCCAGTCGCTGGACATGGAGGACTACATCTTCCAGATCGAGGTGCCCACCGAGGAGGTCACCGAGATCAAGAACGGCAAGCGCACCCAGGTCAACCGGAAGAAGCTGCCCGGCTACCTGCTCGTCCGGATGGACCTCAACGACGAGTCCTGGGGCGCGGTCCGCAACACCCCCGGCGTCACCGGTTTCGTCGGTGCCACCTCCCGGCCCTCGCCGCTGTCGATCGACGAGGTCGTGAACCTGCTCGTCCCCGACGCCCCGCCCCAGGCGGCCCGGGCGGCCGAGGCCGCCTCGCCGGCCGCGGCCGCGGCGCCGACGACGCTGGTCGACTTCGAGATCGGCGAGTCCGTCACCGTGATGGACGGCCCCTTCGCCACCCTCCCGGCGACCATCAACGAGATCAACGCCGAGCAGCAGAAGCTGCAGGTGCTGGTCTCCATCTTCGGCCGCGAGACGCCGGTCGAGCTCTCGTTCACGCAGGTCGCCAAGATCTGA
- the rplK gene encoding 50S ribosomal protein L11, translating to MPPRKRLTAVIKLQIKAGAATPAPPVGPALGQHGVNIMEFCKAYNAATESQRGDVVPVEISVFEDRSFTFVTKTPPAARMLLKAAGVEKGSGEPHKTKVATVTRDQVREIAQTKMPDLNANSLDEAERIIAGTARSMGITVQG from the coding sequence ATGCCCCCCAGGAAGCGGTTGACCGCGGTCATCAAGCTCCAGATCAAGGCCGGTGCGGCCACCCCCGCGCCGCCCGTGGGTCCGGCGCTCGGCCAGCACGGCGTCAACATCATGGAGTTCTGCAAGGCGTACAACGCGGCGACCGAGTCGCAGCGCGGGGACGTCGTGCCCGTCGAGATCTCGGTGTTCGAGGACCGCTCGTTCACCTTCGTCACCAAGACGCCGCCGGCCGCGCGCATGCTGCTCAAGGCCGCCGGGGTCGAGAAGGGCTCGGGCGAGCCGCACAAGACCAAGGTCGCCACCGTCACCCGCGACCAGGTCCGTGAGATCGCGCAGACGAAGATGCCCGACCTCAACGCCAACTCGCTGGACGAGGCCGAGCGCATCATCGCCGGCACCGCCCGCTCGATGGGCATCACCGTCCAGGGCTGA